In Frondihabitans sp. PAMC 28766, a genomic segment contains:
- the rplO gene encoding 50S ribosomal protein L15 has product MADDATNEEKAPKAAPKAASSKSSAAPKAAAAKKPATSKAAASTTTSTKAAPAAKSASDDVARPQVLKVHHLRPAPGAKKARTRVGRGEGSKGKTAGRGTKGTKARYSVKIGFEGGQMPLHMRTPKLRGFKNPFRVEYQVVNLDKLTDLYPQGGEVTVSDLVAKGAVRKNEKVKVLGGGDLAVKLSVAVDKVSSSAEEKIVAAGGTVTK; this is encoded by the coding sequence ATGGCTGACGACGCCACCAACGAGGAGAAGGCTCCCAAGGCCGCTCCCAAGGCAGCATCATCTAAATCCAGCGCCGCCCCCAAGGCTGCAGCTGCAAAGAAGCCGGCGACCAGCAAGGCCGCCGCTTCGACCACCACCAGCACCAAGGCGGCCCCCGCGGCCAAGTCGGCCTCCGACGACGTCGCGCGCCCCCAGGTCCTCAAAGTCCACCACCTTCGTCCGGCTCCCGGTGCCAAGAAGGCTCGGACTCGCGTCGGTCGCGGTGAGGGCTCGAAGGGTAAGACCGCGGGTCGCGGTACCAAGGGAACCAAGGCCCGTTACTCGGTCAAGATCGGCTTCGAGGGTGGGCAGATGCCTCTGCACATGCGCACCCCGAAGCTGCGGGGGTTCAAGAACCCGTTCCGCGTCGAGTACCAGGTCGTCAACCTCGACAAGCTGACCGACCTCTACCCCCAGGGCGGTGAGGTCACCGTGAGCGACCTCGTGGCCAAGGGTGCCGTTCGCAAGAACGAGAAGGTCAAGGTTCTGGGTGGCGGCGACCTCGCCGTCAAGCTCAGCGTCGCGGTCGACAAGGTCTCCTCTTCGGCCGAAGAGAAGATCGTCGCCGCCGGCGGGACCGTCACCAAGTAA
- the rplP gene encoding 50S ribosomal protein L16, whose protein sequence is MLIPRRVKHRKQHHPGRTGQATGGTRVSFGEYGIQALTPAYVTNRQIESARIAMTRHIKRGGKVWINIYPDRPLTKKPAETRMGSGKGSPEWWVANVKPGRVLFELSGVSEEIAKEALTRAIHKLPLKARIIKREEGDA, encoded by the coding sequence ATGCTTATCCCCCGTCGAGTCAAGCACCGCAAGCAGCACCACCCCGGCCGTACCGGCCAGGCGACCGGTGGCACGCGAGTGAGCTTCGGTGAGTACGGCATCCAGGCCCTCACGCCTGCCTACGTCACCAACCGTCAGATCGAGTCCGCTCGTATCGCCATGACGCGCCACATCAAGCGCGGCGGGAAGGTGTGGATCAACATCTACCCCGACCGCCCGCTGACCAAGAAGCCCGCCGAGACCCGCATGGGTTCCGGTAAGGGTTCGCCCGAGTGGTGGGTCGCCAACGTCAAGCCGGGTCGCGTGCTCTTCGAGCTCAGCGGCGTCAGCGAGGAGATCGCCAAAGAGGCGCTCACTCGTGCAATCCACAAGCTGCCCCTGAAGGCACGCATCATCAAGCGCGAGGAGGGCGACGCATAA
- the rpsQ gene encoding 30S ribosomal protein S17, producing the protein MATEKTTAAAETPVLVRGYRKTRRGYVTSDKMEKTIVVEVEDRVKHPLYGKVIRRTSKVKVHDEANTAGVGDLVVISETRPLSASKRWRLVEILEKAK; encoded by the coding sequence ATGGCTACCGAGAAGACGACCGCGGCTGCCGAGACTCCTGTTCTCGTCCGCGGTTACCGCAAGACCCGTCGCGGCTACGTGACCAGCGACAAGATGGAGAAGACCATCGTCGTCGAGGTCGAGGACCGCGTGAAGCACCCCCTGTACGGCAAGGTCATCCGCCGCACCTCCAAGGTCAAGGTCCACGACGAGGCCAACACGGCCGGTGTCGGGGACCTGGTCGTCATCAGCGAGACCCGTCCGCTCAGCGCCTCCAAGCGCTGGCGCCTGGTCGAGATCCTCGAGAAGGCGAAGTAG
- the rpmC gene encoding 50S ribosomal protein L29, whose amino-acid sequence MAIGSKELASPELDTFEDERLVDELKKSKEELFNLRFQSATGQLENHGRVRAVKRDIARIYTVLRERELGIRATPAPVVAAPKAAAKKSTKKAAAPKAEADEVPAAEAADIADTAEETK is encoded by the coding sequence ATGGCGATCGGATCCAAGGAGCTCGCTTCCCCCGAGCTCGACACCTTTGAAGACGAGCGTCTCGTCGACGAGCTCAAGAAGTCGAAAGAAGAGCTGTTCAACCTGCGCTTCCAGTCGGCCACCGGCCAGCTCGAGAACCACGGCCGCGTGCGCGCCGTGAAGCGTGACATCGCTCGCATCTACACGGTCCTGCGCGAGCGCGAGCTCGGCATCCGTGCCACCCCCGCCCCGGTCGTGGCCGCCCCCAAGGCAGCCGCCAAGAAGTCGACCAAGAAGGCCGCTGCTCCCAAGGCAGAGGCTGACGAGGTTCCTGCCGCCGAGGCTGCGGACATCGCCGACACCGCCGAGGAGACCAAGTAA
- the rpsE gene encoding 30S ribosomal protein S5: MSDETNKTPATPETPVEAVVDRPVETAAGSESNNREGANAGRTDRRGGNGRGDRNQGRGGRDDRDKSQFLERVVTINRVSKVVKGGRRFSFTALVVVGDGNGLVGVGYGKAREVPTAISKGVEEAKKNFFRVPRIANTIPHPVQGEAAAGVVLLRPAAAGTGVIAGGPVRAVLECAGIHDVLSKSLGSSNTINIVHATVAALQQLEEPRAVAARRGLDIDHVAPARLLRDEAAARAAATEKAGA, from the coding sequence GTGAGCGACGAAACGAACAAGACTCCGGCCACGCCGGAGACGCCGGTCGAGGCCGTCGTCGACCGCCCGGTCGAGACCGCTGCCGGCTCCGAGTCGAACAACCGCGAAGGTGCCAACGCCGGTCGTACCGACCGTCGTGGCGGCAACGGTCGCGGCGACCGCAACCAGGGCCGTGGCGGTCGTGACGACCGCGACAAGAGCCAGTTCCTCGAGCGTGTCGTCACCATCAACCGCGTGTCGAAGGTCGTCAAGGGTGGTCGTCGCTTCAGCTTCACCGCTCTCGTCGTCGTCGGCGACGGCAACGGTCTCGTGGGCGTCGGCTACGGCAAGGCCCGCGAGGTGCCGACTGCGATCTCGAAGGGTGTCGAGGAGGCGAAGAAGAACTTCTTCCGCGTCCCCCGCATCGCGAACACGATCCCGCACCCCGTCCAGGGTGAGGCCGCTGCAGGCGTCGTCCTGCTGCGTCCGGCTGCTGCCGGTACCGGTGTCATCGCCGGTGGCCCCGTCCGCGCCGTGCTCGAGTGCGCCGGCATCCACGACGTCCTGAGCAAGTCGCTCGGCTCGTCGAACACCATCAACATCGTGCACGCCACTGTCGCGGCGCTGCAGCAGCTGGAAGAGCCGCGCGCCGTCGCGGCTCGCCGTGGCCTGGACATCGACCACGTCGCCCCCGCTCGTCTGCTCCGCGACGAGGCTGCTGCGCGTGCCGCTGCTACCGAGAAGGCGGGTGCCTGA
- the rplX gene encoding 50S ribosomal protein L24, protein MANIKKGDLVQVISGPSQARGGDRGKQGKVIEVLRAEDRVVVEGVNFVTKHVRVGQTQRGTKTGGIETHEAPIHVSNVQLIDPKSKKPTRVGFREEQVTKDGVTKTVRVRYAKKSGEDL, encoded by the coding sequence ATGGCAAACATCAAGAAGGGTGACCTCGTTCAGGTCATCTCCGGGCCCTCGCAGGCTCGCGGCGGAGACCGCGGCAAGCAGGGCAAGGTCATCGAGGTGCTCAGGGCCGAAGACCGCGTGGTCGTGGAGGGTGTCAACTTCGTCACCAAGCACGTCCGTGTCGGCCAGACGCAGCGTGGCACCAAGACCGGCGGCATCGAGACGCACGAGGCTCCCATCCACGTGTCGAACGTGCAGCTGATCGATCCCAAGTCCAAGAAGCCGACCCGCGTCGGATTCCGCGAAGAGCAGGTCACGAAGGACGGCGTCACCAAGACCGTCCGCGTGCGCTATGCCAAGAAGTCGGGGGAGGACCTCTGA
- the rpsC gene encoding 30S ribosomal protein S3: MGQKVNPYGFRLGITTDHVSRWFSDSTKSGQKYSDYVAEDIKIRNLLKTSLDRAGVAKIEIERTRDRVRVDIHTARPGIVIGRRGAEAERIRADLEKLTSKQIQLNILEVKNPEAEAQLVAQGIAEQLSARVAFRRAMRKGLQGAQRAGAKGVRIQVSGRLGGAEMSRSEFYREGRVPLHTLRANIDYGFYEAKTTFGRIGVKVWIYKGDITNKELAREQANQKSSRPERRNDRGGDRDRGPRGGNTRAPQTQDAPVTAGAEA, encoded by the coding sequence ATGGGCCAGAAAGTAAACCCGTACGGCTTCCGTCTAGGAATCACCACCGACCACGTGTCGCGCTGGTTCTCGGACAGCACGAAGTCGGGTCAGAAGTACAGCGACTACGTCGCCGAAGACATCAAGATCCGCAACCTGCTCAAGACCTCGCTCGACCGCGCCGGCGTGGCCAAGATCGAGATCGAGCGCACCCGCGACCGCGTCCGCGTCGACATCCACACCGCCCGCCCGGGCATCGTGATCGGTCGTCGTGGCGCCGAGGCCGAGCGCATCCGTGCCGACCTCGAGAAGCTCACGAGCAAGCAGATCCAGCTCAACATCCTCGAGGTGAAGAACCCCGAGGCCGAGGCGCAGCTGGTCGCCCAGGGCATCGCCGAGCAGCTCTCCGCCCGCGTGGCCTTCCGACGCGCGATGCGCAAGGGTCTGCAGGGTGCTCAGCGCGCCGGCGCCAAGGGTGTCCGCATCCAGGTCTCGGGTCGCCTCGGCGGCGCCGAGATGAGCCGCTCCGAGTTCTACCGCGAGGGCCGCGTGCCCCTGCACACGCTGCGCGCCAACATCGACTACGGCTTCTACGAGGCCAAGACGACGTTCGGCCGCATCGGCGTGAAGGTCTGGATCTACAAGGGCGACATCACCAACAAAGAGCTCGCGCGCGAGCAGGCGAACCAGAAGTCGTCGCGCCCCGAGCGTCGTAACGACCGTGGCGGCGACCGCGACCGTGGGCCGCGTGGTGGCAACACCCGTGCCCCGCAGACGCAGGACGCACCGGTCACCGCAGGAGCTGAGGCCTAA
- the rpsJ gene encoding 30S ribosomal protein S10 has translation MAGQKIRIRLKSYDHEVIDTSARKIVDTVTRAGATVVGPVPLPTEKNVIAVIRSPHKYKDSREHFEKRTHKRLIDIIDPTPKAVDSLMRLDLPADVNIEIKL, from the coding sequence ATGGCGGGACAAAAGATCCGCATCCGACTGAAGTCGTACGACCACGAGGTCATCGACACGTCAGCTCGCAAGATCGTCGACACGGTGACCCGTGCCGGTGCGACCGTGGTCGGCCCCGTGCCGCTCCCCACCGAGAAGAACGTGATCGCCGTCATCCGTTCGCCCCACAAGTACAAGGACTCGCGCGAGCACTTCGAGAAGCGCACGCACAAGCGCCTCATCGACATCATCGACCCGACGCCGAAGGCCGTCGACTCGCTCATGCGTCTCGACCTCCCCGCCGACGTCAACATCGAGATCAAGCTCTAG
- the rplW gene encoding 50S ribosomal protein L23: MSGIHKDPRDIVISPVVSEKSYTLIDQGKYTFLVDPRSNKTEIKLAIEKIFDVKVDSINTLNRPGKTRRTKFGLGKRKSTKRAIVTLKSGTIDIFTAVG; encoded by the coding sequence ATGAGCGGCATCCACAAAGATCCCCGCGACATCGTCATCTCGCCGGTCGTCTCCGAGAAGAGCTACACCCTGATCGACCAGGGCAAGTACACCTTCCTGGTCGACCCCCGCTCGAACAAGACCGAGATCAAGCTCGCCATCGAGAAGATCTTCGACGTCAAGGTCGACAGCATCAACACGCTGAACCGCCCGGGCAAGACCCGTCGCACCAAGTTCGGTCTCGGCAAGCGCAAGAGCACCAAGCGCGCCATCGTGACACTCAAGTCGGGCACCATCGACATCTTCACGGCTGTCGGCTAG
- the rplB gene encoding 50S ribosomal protein L2 has translation MAIRKYKPTTPGRRGSSVADFAEITRSTPEKSLLRPLSKTGGRNNAGRITTRHIGGGHKRQYRVIDFRRNDKDGVNAKVAHIEYDPNRTARIALLHFVDGTKRYIIAPNKLSQGDIVESGTGADIKPGNNLPLKNIPVGTIIHAIELKPGGGAKMARSAGASVRLVAKDGPYAQLRLPSGEVRNVDARCRATIGEVGNAEQSNINWGKAGRMRWKGVRPTVRGVAMNPVDHPHGGGEGKTSGGRHPVSPWGQKEGRTRHPNKESDKLIVRRRNAGNKRK, from the coding sequence ATGGCTATTCGCAAATACAAGCCCACGACTCCGGGTCGCCGCGGTTCGTCCGTCGCCGACTTCGCCGAGATCACGCGCTCGACGCCCGAGAAGTCGCTGCTGCGCCCGCTGTCGAAGACCGGTGGCCGCAACAACGCCGGTCGCATCACCACGCGCCACATCGGTGGCGGCCACAAGCGCCAGTACCGCGTCATCGACTTCCGTCGCAACGACAAGGACGGCGTCAACGCCAAGGTCGCGCACATCGAGTACGACCCCAACCGCACGGCTCGCATCGCCCTGCTCCACTTCGTGGACGGCACCAAGCGCTACATCATCGCGCCGAACAAGCTGTCGCAGGGTGACATCGTCGAGTCCGGTACCGGCGCCGACATCAAGCCCGGCAACAACCTGCCGCTCAAGAACATCCCGGTCGGTACGATCATCCACGCGATCGAGCTGAAGCCGGGCGGGGGCGCCAAGATGGCCCGCTCCGCCGGTGCCTCGGTTCGTCTCGTCGCCAAGGACGGCCCCTACGCGCAGCTCCGCCTGCCGTCGGGCGAGGTCCGCAACGTCGACGCCCGCTGCCGCGCCACCATCGGCGAGGTCGGAAACGCCGAGCAGTCGAACATCAACTGGGGCAAGGCCGGCCGGATGCGCTGGAAAGGCGTTCGCCCGACCGTCCGTGGTGTCGCGATGAACCCCGTCGACCACCCACACGGTGGTGGCGAGGGCAAGACCTCCGGTGGTCGCCACCCGGTCAGCCCGTGGGGCCAGAAAGAGGGCCGCACGCGTCACCCCAACAAGGAGAGCGACAAGCTCATCGTCCGCCGCCGTAACGCTGGAAACAAGCGTAAGTAG
- the rplV gene encoding 50S ribosomal protein L22 translates to MVESIARVRHIRVTPMKARRVVNLIRGKQALEALAILKFAPQGASEPVYKLVASAIANARVKADATNSYLNDEDLYISSAYVDEGATLKRFQPRAQGRAFQILKRTSHITVVLATPEEAEAATTSKKASK, encoded by the coding sequence ATGGTGGAGTCGATCGCACGCGTGCGTCACATCCGCGTCACCCCCATGAAGGCCCGTCGCGTCGTCAACCTGATCCGCGGCAAGCAGGCCCTCGAGGCCCTGGCCATCCTGAAGTTCGCGCCCCAGGGTGCGTCCGAGCCCGTCTACAAGCTCGTCGCGTCGGCCATCGCCAACGCCCGGGTCAAGGCGGACGCGACCAACAGCTACCTCAACGACGAAGACCTCTACATCTCGAGCGCCTACGTCGACGAGGGTGCCACCCTCAAGCGGTTCCAGCCGCGTGCCCAGGGCCGTGCGTTCCAGATCCTGAAGCGCACCAGCCACATCACGGTCGTCCTCGCGACGCCGGAAGAGGCCGAAGCGGCCACGACGTCGAAGAAGGCGAGCAAGTAA
- the rplD gene encoding 50S ribosomal protein L4: MATTTATATTVDVLDAKGAKTGTVELPAELFDVTANIPLIHQVVVAQLAAARQGTHKVKSRGEVSGAGRKPFKQKGTGRARQGSIRAPQMTGGGIVHGPTPRNYAQRTPKKMIAAALLGSLSDRARGARIHVVESFVADEISTKTAIALLAGISSSRHVLIVTDREDTLTLKSVRNVEEVHVITYDQLNAYDVLVSDDIVFTKSAFDGFVASKTKKEATA, from the coding sequence ATGGCTACCACCACTGCAACCGCAACCACCGTCGACGTCCTCGACGCCAAGGGCGCGAAGACCGGCACTGTCGAGCTCCCCGCCGAGCTCTTCGACGTCACCGCCAACATCCCGCTGATCCACCAGGTCGTCGTCGCTCAGCTCGCCGCCGCCCGCCAGGGCACGCACAAGGTCAAGAGCCGCGGCGAGGTCTCCGGTGCCGGTCGCAAGCCGTTCAAGCAGAAAGGAACCGGTCGCGCTCGTCAGGGCTCGATCCGCGCTCCTCAGATGACCGGCGGTGGCATCGTCCACGGCCCGACGCCCCGCAACTACGCGCAGCGCACCCCCAAGAAGATGATCGCGGCCGCTCTGCTCGGTTCGCTCTCCGACCGCGCTCGTGGTGCTCGCATCCACGTCGTCGAGTCGTTCGTCGCCGACGAGATCTCGACCAAGACCGCCATCGCCCTGCTCGCCGGCATCTCGTCGAGCAGGCACGTGCTGATCGTCACCGACCGCGAAGACACGCTGACGCTCAAGAGCGTCCGCAACGTCGAAGAGGTCCACGTCATCACCTACGACCAGCTCAACGCGTACGACGTCCTCGTCTCCGACGACATCGTCTTCACCAAGAGCGCTTTCGACGGCTTCGTGGCCTCGAAGACCAAGAAGGAGGCCACCGCATGA
- the rplF gene encoding 50S ribosomal protein L6 has product MSRIGRLPISIPTGVDVKIDGQAVTVKGPKGELSLVIANPIEAKVEEGTVLVSRPDDERSSRSLHGLTRTLIANQIIGVTEGYSKGLEIVGTGYRVQAKGQNVEFALGYSHPITVEPPTGISFTVEGNNKLTVTGIDKQAVGEVAANIRKLRKPEPYKGKGVRYAGEIVRRKAGKSGK; this is encoded by the coding sequence ATGTCACGAATCGGACGCCTCCCCATCTCGATCCCCACCGGGGTCGATGTGAAGATCGACGGCCAGGCCGTCACAGTCAAGGGCCCGAAGGGCGAGCTCTCGCTCGTCATCGCGAACCCCATCGAAGCCAAGGTCGAGGAGGGCACCGTGCTGGTGTCCCGTCCCGATGACGAGCGCTCGTCGCGCTCGCTCCACGGCCTCACCCGCACCCTGATCGCGAACCAGATCATCGGCGTCACCGAGGGCTACTCCAAGGGCCTCGAGATCGTCGGCACCGGTTACCGCGTGCAGGCCAAGGGCCAGAACGTCGAGTTCGCCCTCGGCTACTCGCACCCGATCACCGTCGAGCCGCCCACGGGCATCAGCTTCACGGTCGAGGGCAACAACAAGCTCACCGTCACCGGCATCGACAAGCAGGCCGTCGGCGAGGTCGCCGCGAACATTCGCAAGCTGCGGAAGCCCGAGCCCTACAAGGGCAAGGGTGTCCGCTACGCCGGCGAGATCGTCCGCCGCAAGGCCGGAAAGTCAGGTAAATGA
- the rpsH gene encoding 30S ribosomal protein S8, with protein MTMTDPVADLLTRLRNANSAYHDTVSLPSSKLKSHIADILKKEGFIDSWKVEDARVGQTLTIDLKYGPARERSIVGIKRVSKPGLRVYAKSTEIPQVLGGLGVAILSTSSGLLTDREAEQKGVGGEVLAYVW; from the coding sequence ATGACGATGACAGATCCGGTCGCAGACCTGCTGACCCGACTGCGCAACGCGAACTCGGCGTACCACGACACCGTGTCGCTGCCGAGCTCCAAGCTCAAGTCCCACATCGCAGACATCCTCAAAAAAGAGGGTTTCATCGACAGCTGGAAGGTCGAAGACGCTCGCGTCGGTCAGACCCTCACTATCGACCTCAAGTACGGCCCCGCTCGTGAGCGCTCCATCGTGGGCATCAAGCGCGTGTCGAAGCCCGGTCTTCGCGTGTACGCGAAGTCCACCGAGATCCCTCAGGTGCTCGGCGGCCTCGGCGTGGCCATCCTTTCGACTTCCTCGGGTCTGTTGACCGACCGCGAGGCCGAGCAGAAGGGCGTGGGCGGAGAAGTTCTCGCCTACGTGTGGTAA
- the rplE gene encoding 50S ribosomal protein L5 has product MSDTATQAPEARVQPRLKAKYQSEIQSQLKSDFGFTNVHQVPGLVKIVVNTGVGEAARDSKVMDGAVKDLTAITGQKPQVTKARKSIAQFKLREGQPIGAHVTLRGDRAWEFLDRLLSLALPRIRDFRGLSDRQFDGNGNYTFGLNEQSMFHEIDQDRIDRVRGFDITVVTTAKNDDEGRALLKALGFPFRTAEQAN; this is encoded by the coding sequence ATGAGCGACACCGCTACCCAGGCGCCCGAGGCTCGCGTTCAGCCGCGCCTCAAGGCCAAGTACCAGTCCGAGATCCAGTCGCAGCTCAAGAGCGACTTCGGCTTCACGAACGTGCACCAGGTGCCCGGTCTCGTGAAGATCGTCGTCAACACGGGCGTCGGCGAGGCAGCTCGCGACTCCAAGGTGATGGACGGCGCGGTCAAAGACCTCACCGCCATCACCGGCCAGAAGCCGCAGGTCACCAAGGCCCGCAAGTCCATCGCGCAGTTCAAGCTGCGCGAGGGTCAGCCCATCGGCGCTCACGTCACGCTCCGTGGCGACCGCGCCTGGGAGTTCCTGGACCGCCTGCTGTCGCTGGCTCTGCCCCGCATCCGCGACTTCCGCGGTCTGAGCGACCGCCAGTTCGACGGCAACGGCAACTACACCTTCGGTCTCAACGAGCAGAGCATGTTCCACGAGATCGATCAGGACCGCATCGACCGTGTTCGCGGCTTCGACATCACAGTCGTTACCACCGCGAAGAACGACGACGAGGGTCGGGCTCTGCTCAAGGCTCTCGGCTTCCCGTTCCGCACGGCCGAACAGGCCAACTAA
- the rpmD gene encoding 50S ribosomal protein L30, whose product MAQLRVTQIKSKISEKQNQRDTLRSLGLKRIGQTVVRPDDKQNRGYVSTVAHLVKVEEID is encoded by the coding sequence ATGGCTCAACTCCGCGTGACGCAGATCAAGTCCAAAATCAGCGAGAAGCAGAACCAGCGGGACACGCTGCGCAGCTTGGGTCTCAAGCGGATCGGCCAGACGGTCGTCCGCCCCGACGACAAGCAGAACCGCGGCTACGTCTCGACGGTTGCTCACCTCGTCAAAGTCGAGGAGATTGACTAA
- the rplN gene encoding 50S ribosomal protein L14 yields the protein MIQQESRLKVADNTGAKEILTIRVLGGSGRRYAGLGDVIVATVKDAIPGGNVKKGDVVKAVIVRTKKEVRRGDGSYIKFDENAAVILKADGDPRGTRIFGPVGRELRDKKFMKIISLAPEVI from the coding sequence GTGATTCAGCAGGAATCCCGCCTCAAGGTCGCCGACAACACCGGTGCCAAAGAGATCCTCACCATCCGCGTTCTCGGTGGCTCCGGCCGTCGTTACGCGGGGCTCGGCGACGTCATCGTCGCCACGGTGAAGGACGCCATCCCCGGTGGCAACGTGAAGAAGGGTGACGTCGTCAAGGCGGTCATCGTTCGCACCAAGAAGGAGGTCCGTCGTGGAGACGGCTCCTACATCAAGTTCGACGAGAACGCCGCAGTGATCCTGAAGGCCGATGGAGACCCCCGCGGTACGCGCATCTTCGGGCCGGTCGGTCGCGAGCTTCGCGACAAGAAGTTCATGAAGATCATCTCGCTGGCGCCGGAGGTTATCTAA
- the rplR gene encoding 50S ribosomal protein L18: protein MGLGTRGKSKSAATSRRHTRLRKKVVGTELRPRLVVNRSARHVFVQVVDDSKGHTVASASTLEADLRTFDGDKTAKAKKVGELVAERAKAAGIEAVVFDRGGNKYAGRVAAIAEGAREGGLNL from the coding sequence ATGGGTCTCGGAACCAGAGGTAAAAGCAAGTCGGCCGCTACGAGCCGCCGTCACACCCGCCTGCGCAAGAAGGTCGTGGGCACCGAACTCCGCCCGCGTCTCGTCGTCAACCGCTCGGCCCGTCACGTCTTCGTGCAGGTCGTCGACGACAGCAAGGGCCACACCGTCGCCAGCGCATCGACCCTCGAGGCCGACCTGCGCACGTTCGACGGTGACAAGACCGCCAAGGCCAAGAAGGTCGGCGAGCTCGTCGCCGAGCGTGCCAAGGCTGCCGGAATCGAAGCGGTCGTGTTCGACCGCGGTGGTAACAAGTACGCCGGACGCGTGGCGGCAATCGCCGAGGGCGCCCGGGAAGGTGGATTGAACCTGTGA
- a CDS encoding DarT ssDNA thymidine ADP-ribosyltransferase family protein: MIECIHGLDIELCDICSPRQTPESQEPTSSSTSTPTVRKAPATRRTPPRVAGVKRPPAADALPNVDLSTMRAHHWTHIDNLEGILSGGLLRAAATPEIDVSSAAHREKRAAAVVPSGASVASHVPFALSPDATTWNQVRTGAAGDRWSAAARETRATDYVVLVAPIKLLGSDFVVADGDAADALTRFAQGPAEGAALVRRASIADPTLLNAEILVPDSVDLMSVTLIGVPNDRMRDRVKALVTEAGGSTPRVAIYPPWFRPAED; this comes from the coding sequence GTGATCGAGTGCATCCACGGCCTGGACATCGAGCTGTGCGACATCTGCTCGCCGCGCCAGACCCCCGAGTCGCAGGAGCCGACATCGTCGTCGACCTCGACGCCCACGGTCCGCAAGGCTCCCGCAACGCGCCGCACGCCCCCTCGTGTCGCGGGCGTGAAACGCCCCCCAGCCGCTGACGCCCTGCCGAACGTCGACCTGTCGACCATGCGGGCCCACCACTGGACCCACATCGACAACCTCGAGGGCATCCTGTCCGGTGGCCTCCTGCGCGCCGCGGCGACGCCGGAGATCGACGTGAGCTCGGCCGCGCACCGCGAGAAGCGTGCGGCGGCCGTGGTGCCCTCGGGCGCCTCCGTCGCCTCGCACGTACCGTTCGCGCTGTCGCCCGACGCCACGACCTGGAACCAGGTGCGCACAGGTGCCGCCGGTGACCGCTGGTCGGCCGCCGCCCGTGAGACGCGGGCCACCGACTACGTCGTGCTCGTCGCCCCGATCAAGCTGCTCGGCAGCGATTTCGTGGTGGCCGACGGTGATGCCGCCGACGCGCTCACGCGCTTCGCGCAGGGCCCCGCCGAGGGGGCCGCGCTGGTACGTCGGGCGTCGATCGCCGATCCGACCCTTCTCAACGCCGAGATCCTGGTGCCCGACTCGGTGGACCTCATGTCGGTGACCCTGATCGGCGTGCCCAACGACCGCATGCGCGACCGCGTGAAGGCGCTGGTCACCGAGGCCGGCGGGTCGACGCCGCGCGTCGCGATCTACCCGCCGTGGTTCCGCCCGGCCGAAGACTGA
- the rpsS gene encoding 30S ribosomal protein S19, producing MPRSLKKGPFVDDHLLRKVIGQNEANTKNVIRTWSRRSMIIPNMLGHTIAVHDGRKHIPVFVTESMIGHKLGEFAPTRTFRGHVKDDKKGRRR from the coding sequence ATGCCACGCAGTCTGAAGAAGGGCCCCTTCGTCGACGACCACCTGCTTCGCAAGGTGATCGGCCAGAACGAGGCCAACACGAAGAACGTGATCCGTACCTGGTCGCGTCGCTCGATGATCATCCCGAACATGCTCGGCCACACCATCGCCGTGCATGACGGGCGCAAGCACATCCCCGTGTTCGTGACCGAATCCATGATCGGCCACAAGCTCGGCGAGTTCGCGCCCACCCGCACCTTCCGCGGCCACGTGAAGGACGACAAGAAGGGTCGCCGCCGCTAG